From Anaerohalosphaera lusitana, one genomic window encodes:
- a CDS encoding phosphoribosylanthranilate isomerase, whose translation MALVKIKVCGITNVEDAMAAIDMGADLLGFNFYRESPRYLDAADALDIINKIPTFVDTAGVFVNPSMEELREIVELGFLNWVQLHGDEDPDFCDSLRYMNCRTIKAIRVKSQEDIKRAKDYYTDAVLFDAYHPNYYGGTGETFDWRLIDDLNRRVFLAGGLDPDNAEDAVSVGVYGIDVCSGIESSPGKKDLNEMKRFFDNIRHLVN comes from the coding sequence ATGGCTCTTGTAAAGATCAAGGTTTGTGGGATAACGAATGTAGAAGATGCAATGGCGGCGATCGACATGGGGGCGGACCTTCTCGGGTTCAATTTTTACCGGGAGAGTCCGCGTTATTTGGATGCTGCGGATGCGCTTGATATAATAAACAAGATACCGACTTTTGTTGATACTGCGGGTGTGTTTGTCAATCCGAGCATGGAAGAGCTTCGGGAGATAGTGGAGCTTGGATTTTTGAACTGGGTGCAATTGCATGGTGATGAGGACCCCGACTTCTGCGATTCGCTTAGGTATATGAACTGCCGTACGATAAAGGCTATTCGGGTCAAGTCTCAAGAGGATATAAAGCGTGCCAAGGATTATTATACCGATGCTGTTTTGTTCGATGCGTATCATCCGAACTATTACGGCGGCACGGGTGAGACATTTGATTGGCGACTGATCGATGATCTTAACAGGCGGGTGTTCCTGGCCGGCGGGCTGGATCCGGATAATGCTGAGGATGCGGTTTCCGTTGGGGTTTACGGCATCGATGTGTGCAGCGGGATCGAGTCGTCACCCGGTAAGAAGGATCTTAACGAAATGAAGCGTTTCTTTGACAACATCAGGCATCTGGTTAATTAG
- a CDS encoding RtcB family protein yields the protein MDTNRLTRISKNEWRIEPHGKMNVPGIIYATAELIEAMDDKVFDQVRNVAQLPGIVQASYAMPDAHWGYGFCIGGVAAFDPDKGGVVSAGGVGFDIACGVRTLHTNLTAEDIASVRKELAEALFRHIPAGVGSTGKVKLSMHSIDDVLTGGAKWAVEHGYGLTDDLRFIEENGCMPDADQSKVSDHAKKRQLEQVGTLGSGNHYLEVQVVDKIYDPKTAKAFGIHEGDVKISIHCGSRGLGHQIGTDYLKSMATAANSMGIDLPERELACARLDSPIGLDYLGAMAAGVNCAMANRQVITHLVRQAVEKVLPKANIRLLYDVSHNTCKREKHTIQDGKKSLYVHRKGATRAFGPGDPSLPREYKDLGQPVLIGGTMGTASHILVGTEKSRELSFGSACHGAGRTMSRRSATKRWQGKSVVNQLAGEGVLIRSKSLRGVAEEAPGAYKDVDAVVESAQNAGLANRVARLVPVICVKG from the coding sequence ATGGACACGAACAGACTCACGCGAATAAGCAAAAACGAATGGCGTATCGAACCCCACGGCAAAATGAACGTGCCCGGCATCATATACGCCACCGCCGAACTCATCGAAGCAATGGACGACAAGGTCTTCGACCAGGTCCGTAACGTCGCCCAACTGCCCGGCATTGTCCAGGCCTCCTACGCAATGCCCGACGCCCACTGGGGCTACGGCTTCTGCATAGGCGGTGTCGCCGCCTTCGACCCCGACAAAGGCGGAGTCGTATCAGCCGGCGGAGTCGGTTTCGACATCGCCTGCGGCGTCCGAACCCTGCACACAAACCTCACCGCCGAAGACATCGCATCCGTTCGCAAAGAGCTCGCCGAGGCCCTCTTCCGACACATCCCCGCAGGCGTAGGCAGCACCGGCAAAGTCAAACTCAGCATGCACTCGATCGACGACGTACTCACCGGCGGCGCCAAATGGGCCGTCGAACACGGTTACGGCCTGACCGACGACCTGCGTTTCATCGAAGAGAACGGCTGCATGCCCGATGCCGATCAGTCGAAAGTCTCCGACCACGCAAAAAAACGCCAGCTCGAACAGGTCGGCACTCTCGGCTCCGGCAACCACTATCTCGAGGTCCAGGTCGTAGACAAAATATACGACCCAAAAACCGCCAAAGCGTTCGGCATACACGAAGGCGACGTAAAGATAAGCATCCACTGCGGCAGCCGCGGCCTCGGTCACCAGATCGGCACCGACTACCTCAAATCCATGGCCACCGCCGCAAACAGCATGGGCATCGACCTGCCCGAGCGTGAACTCGCTTGCGCCCGCCTCGACTCCCCCATCGGCCTCGACTACCTCGGCGCGATGGCCGCCGGCGTCAACTGCGCAATGGCAAATCGCCAGGTAATCACCCACCTGGTCCGCCAGGCCGTCGAAAAGGTCCTGCCCAAAGCCAACATCCGCCTGCTCTACGACGTCTCGCACAACACCTGCAAACGTGAAAAACATACCATACAGGACGGCAAAAAAAGCCTCTACGTCCACCGCAAAGGAGCGACCCGAGCTTTCGGACCCGGCGATCCCTCCCTTCCCCGCGAGTACAAAGACCTCGGCCAGCCCGTACTCATCGGCGGCACAATGGGCACCGCGTCTCACATTCTCGTGGGCACCGAAAAAAGCCGCGAACTGTCCTTCGGCTCGGCCTGTCACGGCGCGGGCAGAACCATGAGCCGACGTTCAGCCACCAAACGTTGGCAAGGCAAATCCGTCGTCAATCAACTGGCAGGCGAAGGCGTTCTCATCCGCAGCAAGTCCCTCCGAGGCGTCGCCGAAGAGGCCCCGGGCGCATACAAGGATGTCGACGCCGTCGTCGAATCTGCACAAAACGCCGGCCTCGCCAACAGGGTCGCCCGCCTCGTACCGGTCATCTGCGTCAAAGGATAA
- the trpD gene encoding anthranilate phosphoribosyltransferase, translated as MAKITEYLELILEGENLTFEQSKELLDTIFDGEVADVQIAAFLAAMRVKRATVEELAGLASSLRSHCVKVETGLENVVDTCGTGGAKLKTFNISTAAALVAAGAGVPVAKHGNRGITSSCGSADVLEALGVNVEASPDVIAECITKAGVGFMFAPRFHPAMKHVQPVRKSLDFRTAFNILGPLANPANATGQVMGVPSDDMMMRIAKSLQMLGIKKAMVVHSEGLDEISTLWPTKIATVCEDDVKVDVFDPRDHGIELARFDDLKGKDAQVNAEIVKGVITGKLDGPKKDIVLINAAAAIMVGLKADNFDEGLAMARESIQSGKAQGSLDKLVEISNG; from the coding sequence ATGGCTAAAATAACAGAATATCTGGAGTTGATCCTCGAGGGTGAAAACCTTACATTTGAGCAGTCAAAGGAACTGCTCGACACGATCTTTGACGGTGAAGTGGCCGATGTGCAGATAGCGGCTTTTCTGGCGGCGATGCGGGTCAAGAGGGCAACTGTCGAGGAATTGGCTGGGCTGGCTTCATCGCTGAGAAGTCACTGTGTGAAGGTAGAGACGGGCCTGGAAAATGTGGTGGATACATGCGGGACCGGCGGTGCGAAGCTCAAGACTTTCAACATCTCGACGGCGGCGGCGCTGGTGGCTGCGGGTGCGGGTGTGCCGGTCGCAAAGCACGGTAATCGTGGAATAACAAGTTCGTGCGGTTCTGCGGACGTGCTGGAGGCGCTGGGTGTGAATGTCGAGGCTTCGCCTGATGTTATCGCGGAATGTATTACGAAGGCAGGTGTCGGTTTTATGTTCGCGCCGAGGTTTCATCCGGCGATGAAGCATGTTCAGCCGGTGCGTAAGAGTCTGGATTTCAGGACGGCGTTCAATATACTCGGCCCGTTGGCGAATCCTGCGAATGCGACGGGGCAGGTCATGGGTGTGCCGAGTGATGACATGATGATGCGGATCGCGAAGTCGCTGCAGATGCTGGGAATTAAAAAGGCGATGGTGGTGCACAGCGAAGGCCTTGACGAGATAAGTACATTGTGGCCGACTAAGATCGCGACTGTGTGTGAGGATGACGTTAAGGTTGATGTGTTTGATCCTCGGGATCATGGGATCGAGCTGGCGCGGTTTGATGATCTTAAAGGTAAGGATGCACAGGTGAACGCCGAGATAGTAAAAGGCGTGATAACCGGTAAACTGGACGGTCCCAAGAAAGACATTGTGCTTATAAATGCTGCTGCGGCTATAATGGTGGGGCTTAAGGCGGATAATTTTGATGAGGGGCTTGCGATGGCTCGTGAGTCGATACAGTCCGGCAAGGCTCAAGGTTCGCTGGACAAACTGGTTGAAATTTCGAATGGATAG
- a CDS encoding anthranilate synthase component II, translated as MSDKKCKVLFIDNFDSFTYNLVDEFGKRDCELLIYRADTPMEVLKRVADEFGPDLLVISPGPGNPDTAGVTLEAIEHFKDSVPIFGVCLGLQSIVQHFGGKIGHAPCVMHGKSSRITHAGEGVFEGIENPLHAGRYHSLSAIDVPDCLKVTAEFDGIPMGIQHRELPIHAVQFHPESILTPTGGKIIENVMKIAAEGSELASAN; from the coding sequence ATGAGTGACAAAAAATGTAAAGTGCTGTTTATAGATAATTTCGACTCGTTCACGTACAACCTTGTCGATGAGTTCGGCAAGAGGGATTGTGAGCTGCTGATCTATCGGGCGGATACGCCTATGGAAGTCCTGAAGCGGGTTGCGGATGAGTTTGGGCCGGACTTGCTGGTTATTTCGCCGGGTCCGGGCAATCCGGATACCGCGGGGGTTACTCTCGAAGCGATCGAGCATTTCAAGGACAGTGTGCCCATATTCGGTGTTTGCCTGGGACTGCAGTCGATCGTACAGCATTTCGGCGGGAAGATCGGGCACGCTCCTTGTGTGATGCACGGCAAGTCTTCGCGGATCACTCATGCGGGCGAAGGTGTATTTGAGGGGATCGAGAATCCGCTGCATGCGGGAAGATATCACAGTTTGTCGGCGATAGACGTTCCTGACTGCCTGAAGGTTACTGCTGAATTTGACGGTATTCCGATGGGGATCCAACACAGGGAACTGCCGATACATGCTGTGCAGTTTCACCCGGAAAGCATTCTCACGCCGACCGGTGGAAAGATAATTGAAAATGTAATGAAAATTGCCGCTGAGGGAAGTGAACTGGCTTCTGCAAACTGA
- a CDS encoding DUF4339 domain-containing protein, which translates to MFWIFALILGVLTALLAKQKGRSVVGWFLIGFFLGLLGLILILVVSDKKSQEQREEQLKIEHRRLQEQLRQERMKNEQFRKYTQGRLDTHDDALGLDTKTAIRPNENLQHLIEGEQQAPVIPPDPSDRRPVESSAADNGNELGWYYEADGVQVGPVTLGQLRQYFTEGVIKDSTYVWHRSLVEWARADRVSQLAWGDSR; encoded by the coding sequence ATGTTCTGGATATTCGCACTCATTCTCGGAGTTCTGACAGCACTGCTAGCTAAACAGAAAGGCAGAAGTGTCGTTGGCTGGTTCTTAATAGGTTTCTTTTTAGGACTTCTGGGACTGATATTGATTCTCGTGGTCTCCGATAAAAAGTCACAGGAGCAGCGCGAGGAACAACTGAAGATCGAACACCGACGCCTCCAGGAACAATTACGCCAGGAACGCATGAAGAACGAACAGTTCCGCAAATACACCCAGGGCAGACTCGACACACACGACGACGCCCTGGGCCTCGATACCAAAACAGCGATACGCCCCAACGAAAACCTTCAGCACCTGATCGAGGGCGAACAGCAAGCACCCGTCATACCGCCCGACCCCAGCGACCGCAGACCGGTAGAATCTTCCGCCGCCGACAACGGCAACGAGCTCGGCTGGTACTATGAAGCCGACGGAGTACAGGTCGGCCCAGTAACTCTCGGCCAACTCAGACAGTATTTCACCGAAGGCGTCATCAAGGATTCGACATACGTATGGCACCGTTCCCTCGTAGAATGGGCGCGAGCCGATAGGGTCAGCCAGCTTGCATGGGGAGATAGCAGATGA
- a CDS encoding anthranilate synthase component 1, whose translation MNDFRHSIYQGKPGDIVPLVRKLDMTCPLEFFAKLSDYGQKKHSCLLESRDYLASDGSNELTFGTADPALYLTGKGNEFRIEALNKTGRRMVQFLACDESRFDFCESVEFTDELITGTVPEMPEVIDEESRLKTTNQMDVLRAVAFAFKLAYKPFRVTCGLIGALSYDFVDQFETLPANESDELENPDYELYFADHMFLMDHATGEGYVIVNALITDDDPHGVIEDAQKCFSYYTEAAEREINVGKSGGDAEAERASDTSEGEYTDMVAKAREHIIDGDIFQVVLSKTISQTCHDLPLDVYRRLRKQNPSPYMFYLNTGNTVLLGASPELNLRVSGSKPFNVEIRPIAGTRPRGMANGRIDAETDARYEAELKLDEKELAEHMMLVDLARNDIARVAQPGTRLVNEMLVTEKYQSVMHLVSNVRGVLREDLDALSAYLATMNMGTLTGAPKIEAMKIIRELEKNKRGYYGGAVMYLTVDGQFDSCITIRSMQIKDGKAYVRAGAGIVHDSVPKNEFAETEHKSRSCLRAVESGRAVQEVTK comes from the coding sequence ATGAACGATTTCAGACATTCAATCTACCAGGGCAAGCCGGGCGATATAGTGCCGCTGGTCAGGAAGCTGGATATGACCTGTCCGCTGGAGTTTTTCGCCAAATTGAGCGACTACGGGCAGAAAAAGCATAGCTGTCTGCTCGAGTCACGTGATTATCTGGCCTCTGACGGCTCAAACGAGCTGACTTTCGGGACGGCTGATCCGGCTTTGTATCTTACGGGCAAGGGCAATGAGTTTCGAATCGAGGCGCTGAACAAGACGGGTCGGCGGATGGTGCAGTTTCTGGCATGTGATGAGTCACGCTTTGATTTTTGTGAGTCCGTGGAGTTTACAGATGAGCTGATAACGGGTACTGTCCCTGAAATGCCAGAGGTCATCGATGAGGAATCGAGGCTTAAAACGACCAATCAGATGGACGTTTTAAGGGCGGTGGCGTTTGCGTTCAAGCTGGCTTACAAGCCTTTCAGAGTTACCTGCGGACTGATCGGGGCGTTGAGTTATGATTTCGTTGATCAGTTCGAGACGCTGCCGGCCAACGAATCAGACGAGCTTGAGAATCCCGATTACGAGCTTTATTTTGCCGACCATATGTTTTTGATGGATCATGCGACGGGTGAGGGGTATGTGATAGTTAACGCCCTGATTACCGACGACGATCCGCACGGCGTGATCGAGGATGCACAGAAATGTTTCAGTTATTATACGGAAGCTGCCGAACGTGAGATTAACGTCGGCAAGTCCGGAGGCGATGCCGAGGCCGAAAGAGCAAGCGATACCAGTGAGGGTGAATACACCGACATGGTCGCAAAGGCTCGCGAGCACATTATTGACGGTGACATTTTCCAGGTGGTGCTGAGCAAGACCATCAGTCAGACCTGTCACGATCTGCCGTTGGATGTTTACCGCAGGTTGCGGAAGCAGAATCCTTCGCCTTATATGTTCTATCTCAATACGGGCAATACAGTGCTGCTCGGGGCGAGTCCGGAGCTGAATCTGCGGGTGAGCGGATCGAAGCCATTTAATGTTGAGATCAGGCCCATTGCAGGTACACGACCGAGGGGGATGGCGAATGGGCGGATCGATGCGGAAACCGATGCACGGTACGAAGCCGAGTTGAAGCTGGATGAGAAGGAACTGGCAGAGCATATGATGCTTGTGGATCTTGCACGCAATGATATTGCGAGGGTGGCTCAGCCGGGTACGAGGCTGGTCAATGAAATGCTTGTCACAGAGAAATATCAGTCTGTTATGCATCTTGTGAGCAATGTGAGGGGTGTGCTGAGGGAGGATCTGGATGCGCTGAGTGCTTACCTTGCGACGATGAACATGGGAACGTTGACCGGGGCACCCAAGATAGAAGCGATGAAAATAATTCGCGAGCTCGAAAAGAACAAGCGAGGTTATTACGGCGGGGCCGTGATGTATCTGACTGTGGATGGTCAGTTCGACAGTTGTATTACGATCAGAAGCATGCAGATAAAGGACGGCAAGGCTTATGTGCGGGCGGGAGCGGGCATAGTGCACGACTCGGTGCCCAAGAATGAATTTGCGGAAACAGAGCACAAGTCCAGATCATGCCTGAGGGCGGTTGAGTCCGGCAGGGCCGTGCAGGAGGTGACAAAATGA
- the ahcY gene encoding adenosylhomocysteinase produces the protein MAVIELDKNLDHKIADISLAQWGRTEMELAENEMPGLMATRAKYGKQKPLKGLKVMGSLHMTIQTAMLIETLVELGADVRWASCNIFSTQDHAAAAIVEKGSAAVFAWKGETLEEYWWCTEQALTWPDGSGPDLIVDDGGDATLFVVQGMRAEKDPSLLEQKYDNPELQIVMDRIKAGRQTDPQKWTNIAANIKGVSEETTTGVHRLYQMQNTGDLPFPAVNVNDSVTKSKFDNLYGCRESLADGIKRATDVMVSGKIVVVAGYGDVGKGCAQSMRGLGARVLITEIDPICVLQATMEGYEVTTMDKAASIGDIFVTATGCCDVITGEHMEQMKNEAIVCNIGHFDSEIQTIYLHENPGCHQQTIKPQVDKWTLNSGRSIILLAEGRLVNLGCATGHPSFVMSNSFTNQCLAQIMLAEEDLENKVYTLPKKLDEEVARLHLERLGAKVTKLTPKQAEYLGISAEGPFKPEHYRY, from the coding sequence ATGGCAGTAATCGAACTGGACAAGAATCTTGATCACAAGATCGCAGATATATCACTCGCCCAATGGGGCCGGACCGAAATGGAACTGGCTGAAAACGAAATGCCGGGCCTCATGGCCACACGCGCCAAGTACGGCAAACAAAAACCCCTCAAAGGCCTCAAGGTCATGGGCAGCCTGCACATGACCATACAGACCGCCATGCTGATCGAGACACTCGTCGAACTCGGCGCCGACGTCCGCTGGGCCTCCTGCAACATCTTCTCCACGCAGGACCACGCCGCCGCAGCCATCGTCGAAAAAGGCTCCGCCGCCGTATTCGCATGGAAAGGCGAAACCCTCGAAGAATACTGGTGGTGCACCGAACAGGCCCTCACCTGGCCTGACGGCTCCGGACCGGACCTCATCGTAGACGACGGCGGCGACGCAACGCTTTTCGTCGTCCAGGGTATGCGAGCCGAAAAGGACCCGAGCCTGCTCGAACAGAAATACGACAACCCCGAACTGCAGATCGTCATGGACCGCATAAAGGCCGGCCGTCAGACCGACCCGCAGAAATGGACTAATATCGCTGCAAACATCAAGGGCGTATCCGAAGAAACCACAACCGGCGTCCACCGCCTCTATCAGATGCAGAACACCGGCGACCTGCCCTTCCCCGCCGTCAACGTCAACGACTCGGTTACCAAATCCAAGTTCGACAACCTCTACGGCTGCCGCGAATCCCTCGCCGACGGCATCAAACGAGCCACCGACGTCATGGTCTCCGGCAAGATCGTCGTCGTCGCAGGCTACGGCGACGTAGGCAAGGGTTGCGCCCAGTCCATGCGGGGCCTCGGCGCACGAGTACTCATAACCGAGATCGATCCCATCTGCGTCCTCCAGGCCACCATGGAAGGCTACGAAGTCACCACCATGGACAAAGCCGCAAGCATCGGCGACATCTTCGTCACCGCAACAGGCTGCTGCGACGTCATCACCGGTGAGCACATGGAGCAGATGAAAAACGAAGCCATCGTCTGCAACATCGGCCACTTCGACAGCGAAATTCAAACCATCTACCTGCACGAAAACCCCGGCTGCCATCAACAGACCATCAAACCGCAGGTCGACAAATGGACGCTCAATTCCGGCCGATCCATCATCCTGCTCGCAGAAGGCAGACTCGTAAATCTCGGCTGTGCCACCGGCCACCCAAGCTTCGTAATGAGCAACAGCTTCACAAACCAGTGCCTCGCCCAGATCATGCTCGCAGAAGAGGACCTCGAAAACAAGGTCTACACCCTGCCCAAAAAGCTCGACGAAGAAGTCGCCCGACTGCACCTCGAAAGACTCGGCGCAAAGGTAACAAAGCTCACACCAAAGCAAGCCGAATACCTGGGAATATCCGCTGAAGGACCGTTCAAACCGGAGCACTACAGGTACTAA
- a CDS encoding CPBP family intramembrane glutamic endopeptidase, whose product MNDLSEHRDNALQNKGRTCPCCGAKLHPAFYFCIVCATPYKPVEAITGKFSNFEAVTDPDLIKTRAPNVWPVFWSYTVVLFILLILGILMDAGDSAFAYMLVLGSILMSGVTIFFSCRFWPSLVVQFKRLGLFTPAMALSVTALFGLLTINYIYHYILLQTFTEFKHIPTHFEEAGLGALSLLFFICIIPAIVEEIAFRGLIQHWLVRAITPLKAMLLASALFTALHLTVLSAPYLFAVGMLLAWVKYKTGSLYPPMILHFVHNAVAVFIFPLIANF is encoded by the coding sequence ATGAATGATTTGTCTGAACATCGCGATAATGCCCTGCAGAACAAGGGTCGCACATGTCCGTGCTGCGGCGCCAAACTCCACCCCGCATTCTATTTCTGCATTGTTTGCGCCACCCCCTACAAGCCGGTCGAAGCCATCACCGGCAAATTCAGCAATTTCGAGGCCGTCACCGACCCCGACCTGATAAAGACCAGGGCACCGAATGTCTGGCCCGTCTTCTGGTCCTATACAGTGGTCCTCTTCATCCTGCTTATCCTGGGTATCTTGATGGATGCCGGCGATTCAGCGTTCGCATACATGCTGGTGCTCGGATCGATCCTGATGTCCGGCGTAACCATCTTTTTTTCCTGCAGATTCTGGCCCTCTCTTGTAGTGCAGTTCAAACGGCTGGGTCTTTTCACACCCGCTATGGCACTGTCAGTTACAGCTCTTTTCGGACTGCTCACGATAAACTACATCTATCATTACATCCTCCTCCAGACCTTCACCGAGTTCAAACACATCCCAACGCATTTCGAAGAGGCAGGCCTCGGTGCCCTCTCGCTGCTGTTTTTCATCTGCATCATCCCCGCGATCGTCGAAGAAATAGCATTCCGAGGCCTGATACAGCACTGGCTGGTAAGAGCGATCACCCCGCTAAAGGCGATGCTCTTAGCCTCCGCCCTCTTCACCGCCCTGCACCTGACCGTACTAAGCGCGCCATACCTGTTCGCAGTGGGTATGCTCCTGGCCTGGGTCAAATACAAGACAGGCAGTCTTTACCCTCCGATGATCTTGCACTTCGTACATAATGCAGTTGCGGTTTTCATATTCCCCTTAATCGCAAATTTCTAA
- a CDS encoding archease encodes MTARYEHFQHQADIGVRGIGPTIEEAFEQGAIGLTQVICDYETVEPATAEDIHCQAPDIELLFADWLNQLILQMAVNGMLYRKFEVHIDGSELHAKAWGEKADPEKHDIAVEVKAATYSELKVYRNAQGDWAAQCVVDV; translated from the coding sequence ATGACAGCCAGATACGAACACTTCCAGCACCAGGCCGACATAGGCGTACGAGGCATCGGCCCCACCATCGAAGAAGCATTCGAGCAAGGCGCGATCGGCCTCACGCAGGTCATATGCGACTATGAAACCGTAGAACCAGCCACAGCCGAAGACATCCACTGCCAGGCCCCCGACATAGAGCTTCTCTTCGCCGACTGGCTCAATCAACTCATCCTCCAGATGGCCGTCAACGGCATGCTCTATCGAAAATTCGAGGTCCACATCGACGGCAGTGAACTCCACGCAAAAGCCTGGGGCGAAAAGGCCGACCCCGAAAAACACGACATCGCCGTGGAAGTAAAAGCCGCCACCTATTCAGAATTAAAAGTTTACCGGAACGCCCAGGGCGACTGGGCCGCCCAGTGCGTAGTAGATGTGTAG